Sequence from the Thunnus maccoyii chromosome 11, fThuMac1.1, whole genome shotgun sequence genome:
GTGTAGCTCTTGGcaatagaaataataaatatatagaaaCGTTTATATTCAACAGCAACAATACTTACAGCACATACAAACAAGGAATGTCTGACAGTTTTACAAACACCATGGGTCCCTCATTTTCTATACAGATGAGATATTTTTCCACATATGCGTCAAAAGGAGTGCCATAACTACGAATCTGTATCAAATCTAGCAGACTACATAGTGTCcggtatatattatatatagacATCACCTCAGCAAGTGcctataaaagaaaacaaaaaagggaaaccaaaaacaaacaaacaaaaaaaacaacctggaACATGCGTTGTCTTTTCTGGATACTTGTGGGATCCTGTCAGAAACACATAGGCACgagtcagaaaagaaaaaaaaacaaaaaaaaattaaatcttttCATTATAACAAACTTTGTACACATGTTATAAACCGATGCATTGGAGGCATCACATAATCTATCataatatacagtgtgtgtgcgcgtgtgtccATATATATAAATGGAATATATTACATCTGAGTATGCTGAATCAGTAGAGCCGATGTTAAATAAACAGGAATTGCAAGACCGGATTAACTTTGTTGACAATTTGTCCACTGGAGAGAAATTCCCCGTCATGATTCACTCgtttggcacaaaaaaaaaaaaaaaacattttcaagggATTAAAAGGCCTACACAGCAATCaaactctctgtctcttcctcctgttagtcttttttttctttttcttttttttttcttggatgaATCCTTACTCATAATATGGTACGGTTGTTCTATTAGCCTACGGAGCTTGCAAATATTCagaaataataatgttaaaaatctCTCAAGTCTGACCCAAGCAGTCTTTTGAAAGTTCTTTGAGGTCTCGCCATCGAGTCAGACTCAGAAAGGTAGGGTGTCGAGGAAAAGTTTGTCAATTATTGCTGGCGGAGGGACTAGATCTTCTAGTTTTAAGTAAAAGATACGCTGCAGACCTTGGGTACATAGTGTGCGGAGTTCAGGGAGCTTTCCCAAGAGTTTTGACAAGTAGTTTGGACGATTCAATCCACCGCCATTGAACGTCACTTGATCTTTGAGGCAGTTGACTATCTTGTTTTGAAGATCCTCGACTCTCTTGGGTTCCTTAAGCCCGTGTCGCTCTGAAATAGAAAcacaccaagaaaaaaaaatgagtcGGAGAATTTATAAATTAGGATTTTTACACGCGTTATAAAGCAGGCAGAGCTATAAAGAGGCAAAGGAGCTGCCGCCTTTTACGCACCTGTTACCATGGCCAGCGCTGCGATGCAGGAGAAAGCTGAGATGTCTATGTTCATGCTCTGCAAGTTGGAAGAAAACTCCACGATCGAGTCCACCCACTCTCCAAATCCACGGACGCACTGTAGCCTGTGTAACACCACTCCATTACAAAAAATAAGTTTGCCTTCCACCGGGTTGGACCTGCAATTAATAACAAAAATCCCATTAATTACGCTTGGCAATAAACGCGAATTTAAGAGCCTTCTAATTATTGGGCAGctaataaaaccaaacaaagcaATGAAGCttgaaggaggaggggggaggtgggCTGGTGATTATCTAAAGCCTAGATTGTTTTATTTAGTAATTACGCAGCTCACCTGTACGCCAGCCGCAGGACAAAAAGTTCAAGGAAGGCTGATTCGAAGAGGAGATCCTGATCTTGCTTCGGTAGATCAGAAAAGCCAGGGATCTTCTCCGCCCAGCCCCGGATGATCTCCATGGAGCCCGTCAGGAGATCATAGAACTGCTGAATGTGCTGAGTGTTGTCTCCAGTCATTTGGTAGTCAGGGTTAGCCTGGAACtggaatttaatttaaacagcGCCTTAATGAGgtcctttaaaatatataatccGTGAAATTGCAAATGCCCATTTCCAAGAGAGTGAGGGTGCTTTTTTACTATTAAAATTCATGTCTGCCTTTTATTAAGTTCTCTATTTCAACGCAATTtacttagaaaaaaaatatgctgcATTAAAAGTCTTGACAGAGTTAAGAAATCAACCATGTAGGCCTTTTAGAGGAAACTTTCAAGGTAATACGTTGTTATCTATAAGTAGAACTAATTTAAAAAGGCCGTCAATCTTGTTGTTCCTTCTGTTTTCACCCAAGAGTAatagctgctgtctgctgacttttttactttttaagttttgtgtgtgtgtgtgtgttttatttcttgtatcGTTGTAGCCTGCTTTACTTACCCTGGAGTAGTCCAAAGCTGACATGGAGGGGTTGGAGTCCACATGGGCCCTAACAAGCGCGCTTATGAGGCTCACCGGTGGCGACGGAGGGGAGGGCTCTTGGGGGCTTTTAGGTTTGGATGGCAGGCGTCCTCTTCGACCTTTCAAATTATCCGTTCGGACAACTGCGTTAGGAAAAATATTCGACATACATAAGACATTAATATGCACTTTTGTTGTCGTGCGTAAATGCTTAATTAGGATTAAAATAACCCAACACTGTATTATGCACACGGGTTTCTCAGTGTGGGAAATATAAACTACTGCTCTAAAATGATTGAATGCATGGCCTAAACATACCTTCTCTCACCATTCCGACGACAAGGCACTTCTGGAAACGGCAGAACTGGCAACGATTTCTCCGGCGTTTGTCAACAGGACAGTTTTTATTTGCTAAACACAcgtattttgcatttttctggACGGTGCgctggaaagaaagaaaaaacataaagtcACTCTGTGGGCCTATTTTCTAAGACTGTGTAACATGCAGAACACGGACTGTGGAAAGCTGCACAACTGATACCAACAtgagaaagatgaaaagaagaTAAGGATATAATATCTGCCTCATCTCCTGTTTGGGACTGTGTTGTATGAGACCAACAAGAGGGAGTAGACCCTCAGCAAATACACATTCATGGCCATTCATATTTTACTTACACTTTAAGAGCAGCTACGTGTCGACAGATGTGATAGTCATATAAAGTTTTTTTACGCACGCAGTTTAAGCTGTTTGATTATATTTAGTGCAGCCCGCAATGAAACTGTGACTCTATGAAATGTTTAggctgtgttgttattattatttaagctGTATAATAAGGACCACACAGCACATCTTTCATGTAATAACAGTCATACTGATTCATCATCGCTGTCAAGTCAGCCCACCTTGAAAAATCCTTTGCAGCCCTCGCAGGTTCTCACTCCATAATGCTGGCAGGCTGCGTTGTCCCCACATACCGCACACAGACCCTCGTTTGACGGAGATCCTCTGGACGGGGGCGATGGCACTTGGCTGTCCACCAGCTGGTGCCCGTGGCCGAGCTGCAGGGAGTGAGGAAAGGCCAGACCAGCCTGTTTCCTTATGGCGCTGGGAACCGCGAAGCTCTGGCCGTCCAGGCCGCGGTGCGCGCCCGGGTTATCGTGGCTCATGGAGACGTGCAGCGGCCCGTCGAACCGCATCTGACAGCTGGAAACAGGAGTACCGGGCGGGGACTGCTTGAAGGAGAAGAGCGAAAGCCTGGACACCGGATTCTTGCGCTGGTCCATCATATGAGACGTTGCCGCAACATAGTTCTGGTGAAAACTGTGGAGGGAGCCAGGGTCCTCCCACATGTGATTAGGTTGAACCTGGAAGTTTGGTGTACTCGGGGcatgaggagaggagggttTGAAGTACATAGTGGGCCCAGAGTGAGCCATCATTTCTTCTGACTGAGGTGGCAGGTGGCTCTGCTGGTGGTAGTTGTGCATCTGGACGTCCTCCACCTTGATAGAGGACTGCTCTCCAGAGTGGGGCATCTGATACAGACAGGGCGGTTTAACGTCGTAACCGGTGCTATAGTTGTCCATGAATGTACTGAAACTTGGGAGAGAAGT
This genomic interval carries:
- the nr4a2a gene encoding nuclear receptor subfamily 4 group A member 2a isoform X1, whose product is MPCVQAQYGSSPQGASPASQSYSYHTAGEYSCDFLTPEFVKFSMDLTNTEITATTSLPSFSTFMDNYSTGYDVKPPCLYQMPHSGEQSSIKVEDVQMHNYHQQSHLPPQSEEMMAHSGPTMYFKPSSPHAPSTPNFQVQPNHMWEDPGSLHSFHQNYVAATSHMMDQRKNPVSRLSLFSFKQSPPGTPVSSCQMRFDGPLHVSMSHDNPGAHRGLDGQSFAVPSAIRKQAGLAFPHSLQLGHGHQLVDSQVPSPPSRGSPSNEGLCAVCGDNAACQHYGVRTCEGCKGFFKRTVQKNAKYVCLANKNCPVDKRRRNRCQFCRFQKCLVVGMVREVVRTDNLKGRRGRLPSKPKSPQEPSPPSPPVSLISALVRAHVDSNPSMSALDYSRFQANPDYQMTGDNTQHIQQFYDLLTGSMEIIRGWAEKIPGFSDLPKQDQDLLFESAFLELFVLRLAYRSNPVEGKLIFCNGVVLHRLQCVRGFGEWVDSIVEFSSNLQSMNIDISAFSCIAALAMVTERHGLKEPKRVEDLQNKIVNCLKDQVTFNGGGLNRPNYLSKLLGKLPELRTLCTQGLQRIFYLKLEDLVPPPAIIDKLFLDTLPF
- the nr4a2a gene encoding nuclear receptor subfamily 4 group A member 2a isoform X2, whose amino-acid sequence is MPCVQAQYGSSPQGASPASQSYSYHTAGEYSCDFLTPEFVKFSMDLTNTEITATTSLPSFSTFMDNYSTGYDVKPPCLYQMPHSGEQSSIKVEDVQMHNYHQQSHLPPQSEEMMAHSGPTMYFKPSSPHAPSTPNFQVQPNHMWEDPGSLHSFHQNYVAATSHMMDQRKNPVSRLSLFSFKQSPPGTPVSSCQMRFDGPLHVSMSHDNPGAHRGLDGQSFAVPSAIRKQAGLAFPHSLQLGHGHQLVDSQVPSPPSRGSPSNEGLCAVCGDNAACQHYGVRTCEGCKGFFKRTVQKNAKYVCLANKNCPVDKRRRNRCQFCRFQKCLVVGMVREGRRGRLPSKPKSPQEPSPPSPPVSLISALVRAHVDSNPSMSALDYSRFQANPDYQMTGDNTQHIQQFYDLLTGSMEIIRGWAEKIPGFSDLPKQDQDLLFESAFLELFVLRLAYRSNPVEGKLIFCNGVVLHRLQCVRGFGEWVDSIVEFSSNLQSMNIDISAFSCIAALAMVTERHGLKEPKRVEDLQNKIVNCLKDQVTFNGGGLNRPNYLSKLLGKLPELRTLCTQGLQRIFYLKLEDLVPPPAIIDKLFLDTLPF